In one Bryobacteraceae bacterium genomic region, the following are encoded:
- a CDS encoding sialate O-acetylesterase: MMRIRALVLAAAAMPLAAEIRLPNVIGDHMVVQSGVPARIFGTGSGGESVTVQFNGQTATTVAGADGKWQVWLAPMQANGNSADMTIAGSNTITVHDVLVGEVWVGSGQSNMQWTVQNSNNSDTEALNANYPKIRLFRVPLKTMPMPQDDVDAKWEVCSPETIRPFSAVLYFFGRNLHKQKNVPFGLIQTAYGGTPAQAWTSKEALEADPALMPILGEWAKVLDNYPAAMDRYQKLLSEWEAKTRGARPSGAQAPRKPAMPMGPGHSHTPSGLYNAMLHPLLKYTIKGALWYQGESNASKIQAPLYRRLFETMIQDWRARWGVGEFPFLFVQLANFAKAGSPDDWVIVQEAQAKTLELRRTGMAVITDIGNPDDIHPRNKQDVSARLALLARHIAYGENIPYTSATPRQVTRETATTGDRGVKIRVWFDHAEGLKTRDGGPVKGFEVSGADGAFAAAEGRVEGASVVLASPSVAMPVQVRYAWASNPDANLVNGIGLPTSVFRGSIE, translated from the coding sequence ATGATGCGAATTCGGGCGCTGGTATTGGCCGCGGCTGCGATGCCGCTGGCGGCGGAGATCCGTTTGCCGAACGTCATCGGCGATCACATGGTGGTGCAGAGCGGCGTGCCGGCGCGGATCTTTGGCACGGGGTCCGGCGGCGAGTCTGTGACGGTGCAGTTCAACGGGCAGACGGCGACCACGGTGGCGGGCGCGGACGGCAAGTGGCAGGTGTGGCTGGCGCCGATGCAGGCGAACGGGAACAGCGCGGATATGACCATCGCCGGGTCAAACACGATCACCGTGCACGACGTGCTTGTGGGCGAAGTGTGGGTGGGGTCCGGCCAGAGCAACATGCAGTGGACGGTGCAGAACTCAAACAACTCCGATACAGAAGCTCTGAACGCGAACTACCCGAAGATCCGGTTGTTTCGCGTGCCGCTGAAGACGATGCCGATGCCGCAGGACGACGTGGATGCCAAGTGGGAGGTGTGCTCACCGGAGACGATTCGTCCGTTTTCGGCGGTGCTTTACTTCTTCGGGCGCAACCTGCACAAGCAGAAGAACGTGCCGTTCGGCTTGATCCAAACCGCGTACGGCGGAACACCGGCGCAGGCTTGGACGAGCAAGGAAGCCCTGGAGGCTGATCCGGCGCTGATGCCGATCCTCGGCGAGTGGGCGAAGGTGCTGGACAATTATCCGGCGGCGATGGATCGATATCAGAAATTGCTTTCCGAGTGGGAGGCCAAAACGCGCGGGGCGCGGCCGAGTGGGGCGCAGGCTCCCCGGAAGCCGGCGATGCCGATGGGTCCGGGGCACTCGCACACGCCGTCGGGCCTGTACAACGCAATGCTGCATCCGCTGCTCAAGTACACGATCAAGGGCGCGCTCTGGTATCAGGGCGAGAGCAATGCGAGCAAGATCCAGGCGCCGCTTTACCGCCGGCTGTTCGAGACGATGATCCAGGATTGGCGCGCGCGCTGGGGCGTTGGTGAGTTTCCGTTCCTGTTCGTGCAGCTTGCGAACTTCGCGAAGGCGGGGTCGCCGGACGACTGGGTGATCGTGCAGGAAGCGCAGGCGAAGACGCTCGAGTTACGGCGCACGGGGATGGCAGTGATCACCGACATTGGGAATCCGGACGACATCCATCCACGGAATAAGCAGGACGTGAGTGCGCGGCTGGCGCTGCTGGCGCGGCACATCGCGTATGGGGAGAACATCCCGTACACGAGCGCGACGCCCCGGCAGGTGACGCGGGAAACGGCGACCACGGGCGACCGCGGCGTGAAGATCCGCGTGTGGTTCGACCACGCCGAAGGGCTGAAGACGCGCGACGGTGGGCCGGTAAAAGGGTTTGAGGTGTCGGGCGCGGATGGCGCCTTCGCGGCGGCGGAGGGCCGGGTGGAAGGCGCGTCGGTGGTGCTTGCGAGCCCATCGGTGGCGATGCCGGTGCAGGTGCGGTATGCGTGGGCGTCGAATCCGGACGCAAACCTTGTGAACGGGATCGGGCTTCCGACTTCGGTGTTCCGGGGATCGATCGAGTAG
- a CDS encoding carboxypeptidase regulatory-like domain-containing protein, whose product MLTAAALLAGCGGASEKKTDEAAVEYFQVDPATAGSIAGKVTFTGKKPVLKKIRMEDEEDCLKARSGNEPMDPSVTVNEDGTLRNVLVYVKSGLEGKKFAPVEMPLTFDQRGCMFAPRVLGIQVNQPLKVTNSDPVTHNVHPMPRVNREWNQGQPSGADPVERQFSQVEGPFPVKCNVHAWMRAYFVVLDHPYYAVTGDSGTFELKNLPPGEYTLEAWQERYPAQIQKVTVAAGGASTADFTFQGE is encoded by the coding sequence TTGCTGACCGCCGCAGCGCTGCTCGCCGGGTGCGGCGGCGCCTCCGAGAAGAAGACCGACGAAGCCGCCGTGGAGTACTTCCAAGTGGATCCGGCGACGGCAGGTTCGATCGCCGGGAAGGTGACCTTCACTGGAAAGAAGCCGGTGCTCAAGAAGATCCGGATGGAGGATGAGGAAGACTGCCTGAAGGCCCGGTCCGGCAATGAGCCGATGGACCCGAGCGTAACGGTGAATGAGGACGGCACGCTGCGCAATGTGCTGGTGTACGTGAAGAGCGGGCTGGAAGGGAAGAAGTTCGCGCCGGTAGAAATGCCGCTGACGTTCGATCAGCGTGGCTGCATGTTCGCACCGCGTGTGCTCGGGATTCAGGTGAACCAGCCGCTGAAGGTGACCAATAGCGATCCTGTGACCCACAACGTGCACCCGATGCCGCGGGTGAACCGGGAGTGGAACCAGGGGCAGCCTTCCGGGGCGGATCCGGTGGAGCGGCAGTTCTCCCAGGTCGAGGGGCCGTTTCCGGTGAAGTGCAACGTGCATGCTTGGATGCGGGCGTATTTCGTGGTGTTGGACCATCCATATTACGCAGTAACCGGGGACAGCGGCACGTTCGAGTTGAAGAATCTGCCGCCGGGCGAGTACACGCTGGAAGCGTGGCAGGAGAGGTATCCGGCGCAGATACAGAAGGTGACGGTGGCGGCAGGCGGCGCGTCGACCGCCGATTTCACGTTTCAGGGAGAGTAA
- a CDS encoding cytochrome c peroxidase, with the protein MRVFVTFVTALALCGCGPASTPKTEVKAPETPAMPVGTVMEIKAPLGLPPVPLPADNPPTADTIALGRKLYYDGKLSVDGTVSCAFCHNPKFGFSDGQKTSLGVKAQRGGRNAPTVWNSAYSTTQFWDGRAPSLEEQAGGPMQNPIEMAHTPDGVIAAVNANPEYKPLFEKAYGPGPATFQKVRYAIASFERTVLTGNSPFDKYMWGGDKKAMSASAIRGLDVFRDPKKGNCAVCHTIEKDHALFTDNKFHNLGEGVDSKGELKDLGRYEVTKIEADKGAFKTPTLRNIAESGPYMHDGSLKTLKDVVDFYVGGGNSNPWRDKEIKSLDHLSKQERADLVAFMESLTGETPANIGPLSE; encoded by the coding sequence ATGAGAGTTTTCGTCACATTTGTAACGGCTCTTGCCCTGTGCGGGTGCGGGCCAGCCAGTACGCCAAAGACCGAGGTGAAAGCGCCGGAGACGCCGGCCATGCCGGTGGGCACGGTGATGGAGATCAAGGCTCCGCTAGGCCTGCCGCCGGTTCCGCTTCCGGCCGACAATCCGCCGACGGCGGACACGATCGCGCTCGGGAGGAAACTCTACTACGACGGCAAGCTCTCCGTGGACGGGACGGTTTCGTGCGCGTTCTGCCACAACCCGAAGTTTGGCTTCTCCGACGGCCAGAAGACGTCGCTCGGCGTGAAGGCGCAGCGCGGCGGACGGAACGCGCCCACGGTTTGGAACTCAGCGTATTCGACGACGCAGTTTTGGGATGGCCGCGCACCGTCGCTCGAGGAACAGGCGGGCGGACCGATGCAGAATCCGATCGAGATGGCGCACACCCCGGACGGCGTGATTGCGGCCGTCAACGCCAACCCCGAGTACAAGCCGTTGTTCGAGAAGGCGTACGGGCCGGGGCCGGCGACTTTCCAGAAGGTCCGCTACGCGATCGCTTCGTTCGAGCGCACCGTGCTGACGGGCAATTCGCCCTTCGACAAATACATGTGGGGCGGGGATAAGAAAGCGATGAGCGCGTCCGCGATCCGGGGGCTGGACGTGTTCCGCGATCCGAAGAAGGGCAACTGCGCGGTTTGCCACACGATTGAGAAGGACCATGCGTTGTTCACGGACAACAAGTTTCACAACCTCGGCGAGGGCGTGGATAGCAAGGGCGAGTTGAAGGATCTGGGGCGCTACGAAGTGACCAAGATCGAGGCGGACAAAGGCGCGTTCAAGACGCCGACGCTGCGGAACATCGCCGAGAGCGGGCCCTACATGCACGACGGCAGCCTGAAGACGCTGAAGGACGTTGTGGATTTCTATGTCGGCGGCGGGAATTCGAACCCGTGGCGGGACAAGGAAATCAAGTCGCTCGACCATTTGAGCAAGCAGGAGCGGGCGGACCTGGTGGCGTTTATGGAATCGTTGACGGGCGAGACTCCGGCGAACATCGGGCCTCTGAGTGAGTAA
- a CDS encoding MFS transporter, which yields MSSSRPQLTTTQWLICFVAAIGFAFDIYEILVLPLIVRPALMEMAQIKPGTPEFNNWVSLLFYVPALAGGFFGLVGGYLTDLFGRRRVLVYSILLYAVSAICAGYATSPEMLLFFRVTTFVGVCVEFVAAVAWLAELFPDREQRESVLGWTQAFSSIGGLLVTGAYYFSVQFANSLPAIHGVHEPWRYTLISGLIPAIPLMVIRPFLPESPAWQEKKEKGTLQRPSIGAIFAPEYRKTTIVTAIMFACSYGAAFGAIQQLPRIVPGLPELAGAARPIVEKTVSSVQFHQEIGGLVGRALLAFLAVRILSRRQLLRVFQIPGLILLPLVFLFPATSNLELLKWGIFLVGLCTVAQFSFWGNYLPLVYPTHLRGTGESFAANIGGRMVGTSFAAVAAQLSNVMPGAGPAGKLASAAALVGGFVYLVGFLCSYHLPEPDPNKLNE from the coding sequence ATGTCTTCTTCGCGTCCGCAGTTGACGACAACGCAATGGCTGATTTGCTTCGTTGCGGCGATTGGTTTCGCATTCGACATTTATGAGATTCTGGTGCTGCCGCTGATCGTGCGTCCGGCGTTGATGGAGATGGCGCAGATCAAGCCGGGCACTCCGGAGTTCAACAACTGGGTTTCGCTGCTGTTCTACGTGCCGGCTCTGGCGGGCGGGTTTTTCGGGCTGGTGGGCGGGTATCTCACCGATCTTTTCGGCCGGCGGCGGGTGCTGGTGTACTCGATCCTTCTCTACGCCGTTTCGGCGATCTGCGCGGGCTACGCGACATCGCCGGAAATGCTGCTGTTCTTCCGCGTGACGACGTTCGTCGGCGTCTGCGTGGAGTTTGTGGCTGCGGTGGCGTGGCTGGCGGAGTTGTTCCCGGACCGGGAGCAGCGCGAGAGCGTGCTCGGGTGGACGCAGGCGTTTTCCTCGATCGGCGGACTGCTGGTGACGGGCGCCTACTACTTCTCGGTGCAGTTCGCAAATTCGCTACCGGCGATCCACGGCGTGCATGAACCGTGGCGATACACGTTGATTTCGGGCTTGATTCCGGCGATTCCGCTGATGGTGATCCGGCCTTTCCTGCCGGAGTCTCCGGCGTGGCAGGAGAAGAAGGAGAAGGGCACGCTGCAGCGGCCGTCAATTGGAGCGATCTTCGCGCCGGAGTACCGCAAGACGACGATCGTGACGGCGATCATGTTCGCGTGTTCGTACGGCGCGGCGTTTGGAGCGATCCAGCAACTGCCGCGGATTGTGCCGGGGCTGCCGGAACTGGCCGGCGCGGCGCGTCCGATTGTGGAGAAGACGGTGAGCAGCGTTCAGTTCCACCAGGAGATCGGGGGATTGGTTGGGCGGGCGCTGCTGGCGTTTCTGGCGGTGCGGATACTCTCCCGGCGGCAACTCCTGCGGGTGTTTCAGATTCCGGGCCTGATCCTGCTGCCGTTGGTGTTCCTGTTCCCGGCCACGTCGAACCTGGAGCTGCTGAAGTGGGGCATCTTCCTTGTGGGCCTGTGCACGGTGGCGCAGTTCAGTTTCTGGGGCAACTACCTGCCGCTGGTCTACCCGACGCACCTGCGGGGGACGGGCGAAAGCTTCGCCGCCAATATCGGAGGGCGCATGGTGGGGACGTCATTCGCGGCGGTAGCGGCACAGTTGAGCAATGTGATGCCTGGGGCAGGACCGGCGGGGAAGCTGGCGTCGGCGGCGGCGCTGGTTGGTGGATTCGTGTACCTGGTGGGGTTTCTTTGCAGCTACCATTTGCCGGAACCGGACCCCAACAAGCTCAACGAGTAA